The Sagittula sp. P11 genome window below encodes:
- the dxr gene encoding 1-deoxy-D-xylulose-5-phosphate reductoisomerase translates to MRRVSVFGATGSIGQNTLDLIGRDPSSYRVVALTGGRNVAQLAADAMRLRAEVAVVADEALLPDLRAALAGSGVEAGAGRHALLEAADRPADWVMSAIVGAAGLEPGLRALRQGATLALANKESMVCAGRLMLREAAAHGGRLLPVDSEHSAVFQALIGEDMAAVERVIITASGGAFRDWPLDRLDEATPEQAATHPNWAMGQRITIDSASMFNKALELIETREFFGLDPAMIETVVHPESMIHALVGFNDGALMAHVGPPDMRHAIGFALHWPERRSLPVERLDLVKLGQMTFRTACETRWPALRLAREVMDAGGLSGAVFNAAKEVALDAFIDGRIRFTRMAGVVEDVLTRVSSQPGLIDDDFDLDMVVEADHLARVAAGDIIDSST, encoded by the coding sequence ATGCGGCGTGTATCCGTGTTCGGGGCCACGGGGTCCATCGGACAGAATACGCTCGACCTGATCGGTCGTGATCCGTCTTCCTATCGGGTGGTCGCGCTGACCGGCGGCCGCAACGTCGCGCAACTGGCCGCCGACGCCATGCGACTGCGGGCGGAGGTCGCGGTGGTGGCAGACGAGGCGCTGCTTCCGGACCTGCGCGCGGCTTTGGCAGGCTCCGGGGTCGAGGCCGGGGCAGGGCGCCACGCTCTGCTGGAGGCCGCCGACAGGCCCGCCGACTGGGTGATGTCCGCCATCGTGGGGGCCGCCGGGCTGGAACCGGGCTTGCGCGCGCTGAGGCAGGGGGCCACGCTGGCACTGGCCAACAAGGAAAGCATGGTCTGCGCCGGACGCCTGATGCTGCGCGAGGCCGCGGCACACGGCGGACGCCTGCTGCCGGTGGATTCAGAGCATTCAGCGGTCTTCCAAGCCCTCATCGGAGAGGACATGGCCGCGGTCGAGCGTGTCATCATCACGGCCTCGGGCGGCGCCTTCCGCGACTGGCCGCTGGACCGGCTGGACGAGGCCACGCCCGAGCAGGCCGCGACCCATCCCAACTGGGCGATGGGGCAGCGGATCACCATCGACAGCGCGTCGATGTTCAACAAGGCGCTGGAACTGATCGAGACGCGGGAGTTCTTTGGCCTCGACCCGGCGATGATCGAGACCGTCGTGCATCCCGAGAGCATGATCCACGCGCTGGTGGGCTTCAACGACGGTGCGCTTATGGCCCACGTCGGTCCCCCCGACATGCGTCATGCCATCGGTTTTGCCCTGCACTGGCCCGAACGACGGTCGCTTCCGGTCGAACGTCTCGATCTTGTGAAGCTCGGTCAGATGACCTTCCGTACCGCCTGTGAGACCCGATGGCCCGCGCTGCGGCTGGCGCGCGAGGTCATGGACGCAGGCGGCCTTTCGGGCGCTGTTTTCAACGCCGCAAAGGAAGTTGCGCTCGACGCCTTCATTGACGGACGCATAAGGTTCACGCGCATGGCGGGCGTGGTCGAGGACGTGCTCACCCGTGTTTCGTCGCAGCCGGGCCTTATTGATGACGACTTTGACCTTGATATGGTGGTCGAAGCCGACCATCTCGCACGGGTAGCGGCGGGTGATATCATTGACAGCAGTACCTAG
- the uppS gene encoding polyprenyl diphosphate synthase, producing MSRDESQSHGPRHVAIIMDGNGRWATMRGRPRLFGHHAGARRVREIVEACPAAGVDYLTIFAFSTENWRRTQVEVAGLMSLFRRYIMKEMQAFVKENVRVRFIGDRPRLDAKLRGLMDEAEAITGHCTGTNLTIALNYGGRDEVARAVKRLAEDVAAGRLRSEDVTEETLPRYLDTRVLPDPDLVIRTSGEARISNFLLWQSAYAEYEFVDTLWPDFTPEEFARLCGAYGRRDRRYGAVKA from the coding sequence ATGAGCCGTGACGAAAGCCAGTCCCATGGTCCGCGACACGTGGCGATCATCATGGACGGCAACGGCCGCTGGGCGACCATGCGTGGCAGACCGCGCCTGTTCGGCCACCACGCCGGCGCCCGCCGCGTCCGCGAGATCGTCGAGGCCTGTCCGGCGGCCGGCGTCGACTACCTGACGATCTTCGCCTTCTCGACGGAGAACTGGCGCCGCACGCAGGTCGAGGTGGCCGGGCTCATGAGCCTCTTCCGGCGTTACATCATGAAAGAGATGCAGGCCTTCGTGAAGGAGAACGTCCGCGTCCGCTTTATCGGCGACCGCCCCCGGCTGGACGCGAAACTGCGCGGCCTGATGGACGAGGCGGAGGCGATCACCGGCCATTGCACCGGCACCAACCTGACGATTGCGCTGAACTACGGCGGCCGGGACGAGGTTGCGCGCGCCGTCAAGCGGCTGGCGGAGGACGTCGCCGCGGGCAGACTGCGGTCCGAAGACGTGACGGAAGAGACCCTGCCGCGCTACCTCGACACCCGCGTCCTTCCGGATCCGGACCTCGTGATCCGCACCAGCGGCGAGGCGCGGATCTCCAACTTCCTGCTCTGGCAGTCGGCCTATGCCGAGTACGAATTCGTCGACACCCTGTGGCCCGATTTCACGCCCGAGGAATTTGCCCGTCTGTGTGGTGCCTACGGTCGGCGCGACCGCCGGTACGGGGCCGTGAAGGCATGA
- a CDS encoding phosphatidate cytidylyltransferase — MSAHRWDDLKVRLASAVVMIAVGVIAVWAGGWVFHVLIAVASGVMVWELVCLLDTGRTKSQYILGAATFLVALAANVIPPSFALPLLMAPAMLGFTRMEQGGTRYAVFATLILFAGYGMMDLRDELGLVWMLWLITVVVVTDVFGYFAGRAIGGPKFWPKVSPKKTWSGTVAGWIAAAAVGAYFAWFAGAGIGLMGISIALSMASQIGDIAESALKRKAGVKDSSSLIPGHGGLLDRFDGMLGAAVFLVFADQLVAFPPGIG, encoded by the coding sequence ATGAGTGCACACCGCTGGGACGACCTGAAAGTGCGGCTGGCCTCTGCCGTCGTGATGATCGCCGTGGGCGTGATCGCCGTCTGGGCCGGGGGCTGGGTGTTCCACGTCCTGATCGCGGTGGCCTCGGGGGTGATGGTCTGGGAACTTGTCTGCCTGCTCGATACCGGGCGGACGAAATCGCAGTACATCCTCGGCGCCGCGACCTTCCTGGTGGCTCTGGCCGCCAACGTGATTCCACCGTCCTTTGCCCTGCCGCTGCTGATGGCGCCGGCGATGCTGGGCTTCACCCGGATGGAGCAGGGGGGCACCCGGTACGCCGTCTTTGCGACGCTGATCCTGTTCGCGGGCTACGGGATGATGGACCTGAGGGACGAGCTGGGCCTTGTCTGGATGCTGTGGCTGATCACCGTGGTCGTGGTCACGGACGTCTTCGGCTACTTCGCGGGGCGCGCCATCGGCGGGCCGAAGTTCTGGCCGAAGGTGTCACCGAAGAAGACCTGGTCCGGAACCGTCGCGGGCTGGATCGCCGCCGCAGCGGTGGGCGCCTATTTTGCGTGGTTCGCCGGGGCGGGCATCGGGCTGATGGGGATTTCCATCGCGCTCAGCATGGCCAGCCAGATCGGCGACATTGCGGAAAGCGCGCTGAAGCGGAAGGCGGGGGTGAAGGATTCCTCCTCGCTGATCCCGGGACATGGCGGGCTTCTGGACCGGTTCGACGGGATGCTGGGGGCTGCGGTCTTCCTTGTGTTCGCCGACCAGTTGGTGGCATTCCCGCCCGGCATCGGCTGA